Proteins found in one Quercus robur chromosome 2, dhQueRobu3.1, whole genome shotgun sequence genomic segment:
- the LOC126713906 gene encoding NADPH-dependent diflavin oxidoreductase 1 isoform X1 yields the protein MEDRRPKLVILYATQTGNALDAAERVAREAERRGCPVMLLSIDEYDVSSLPHEDTIIFVVSTTGQGDTPDSMKVFWKFLLQRNLSKHWLEGVRYAVFGLGDSGYQKYNFVSKKLDKRLSDLGAMAIVEKGLGDDQHPSGYEAALDPWMSSLWSMLNQINDKFFPQGPDFLILDMKLIDQPKIHITYHSVDKVDSQSSPNSDLKWIEMQIERARSMSPGKFTRDKTRPNCFLKLIQNQRLTRAECGKDVRHFEFEFVSSTIEYKVGDILEVLPSQNQAAVDSFIQRCNLDPDAFITVHPKEMNNHLLHTHTSANVPIKLKTFVELTMDVASAPPRRYFFEVMSYFATAPHEKEKLQYFSSPEGRDDLYQYNQKERRSVLEVLEDFPSVQMPFEWLVQLVPLLKTRAFSISSSPIAHSNQVHLTVSVVSWMTPFKRKRSGLCSTWLAKLDPEQSIYIPAWFQKGALSPPPPSLPLILIGPGTGCAPFRGFVEERAIQNESSATAPVLFFFGCRNEDGDFLYRDFWLSLTQNGGVLSEAKGGGLFVAFSRDQPQKVYVQHKVRENSQKIWNLLTEGAAIYIAGSSTKMPSDVLLAFEDIVSKEGGLPRESAVRWLRTLEKAGRYHVEAWS from the exons GCGCCGAGGTTGCCCAGTTATGCTCCTTTCCATCGACGAATACGACGTT AGTTCCTTACCTCATGAAGACactataatttttgttgtttctaCAACAGGCCAGGGAGATACACCAGATTCCATGAAG GTCTTTTGGAAGTTTCTTCTGCAAAGAAATTTAAGTAAGCATTGGCTGGAAGGTGTTCGCTATGCTGTGTTTGGTTTGGGTGATTCTGGTTATCAGAAATataat TTTGTTTCTAAGAAGCTTGACAAAAGACTTTCAGACCTTGGGGCAATGGCTATTGTTGAAAAAGGTTTGGGAGATGACCAGCATCCCTCAGG GTATGAGGCTGCACTGGATCCATGGATGTCATCTTTGTGGAGTATGTTGAATCAAATCAATGATAAATTCTTCCCACAAGGTCCAGATTTTCTGATTCTAGATATGAAATTGATTGATCAACCAAAAATTCATATCACATATCACAGTGTTGACAAGGTGGATTCACAATCTTCACCAAACTCAG ATTTAAAATGGATTGAGATGCAAATTGAGAGGGCCCGCTCAATGTCTCCTGGAAAATTTACTCGTGACAAGACTAGGCCCAACTGCTTTCTTAAATTG ATACAAAATCAACGATTGACCAGAGCAGAATGTGGAAAGGATGTGCGGCACTTTGAGTTTGAATTTGTTTCATCT ACTATTGAATACAAGGTTGGTGACATTCTTGAGGTCCTCCCTAGTCAGAATCAAGCGGCAGTAGATTCATTCATACAGCGTTGTAATTTGGACCCTGATGCTTTCATTACC GTCCATCCTAAAGAGATGAACAATCACCTTCTTCATACTCATACGAGTGCAAATGTTCCGatcaaattaaaaacttttgtgGAGTTGACAATGGATGTTGCTTCAGCTCCTCCTCGGCGCTATTTTTTTGAG GTCATGAGTTATTTTGCAACAGCTCCAcatgaaaaggaaaaacttcaatatttttcttcaccTGAAGGAAGAGATGATCTATATCAATACAATCAGAAGGAACGAAGAAGTGTTCTTGAG GTATTAGAGGACTTTCCGTCTGTCCAAATGCCATTTGAATGGCTGGTGCAGTTGGTTCCGCTGTTGAAAACCAGGGCTTTCTCCATATCTTCATCCCCTATAGCTCATTCCAATCAAGTGCATTTAACTGTCAGTGTAGTGTCATGGATGACACCTTTTAAAAGGAAGCGAAGTGGTCTGTGCTCAACATGGCTAGCCAAACTTGATCCTGAACAAA GCATTTATATTCCAGCATGGTTTCAGAAAGGTGCCctttctcctccaccaccaTCACTTCCACTAATTCTTATTGGACCCGGAACTGGTTGTGCGCCCTTTCGTGGATTTGTGGAGGAAAGAGCGATTCAAAATGAATCCAGTGCAACTGCTCCAGTTCTATTCTTCTTTGGTTGCCGAAATGAGGATGGTGACTTCCTATACAGAGATTTTTGGTTGTCGCTTACCCAAAATGGTGGGGTGCTTTCAGAAGCTAAAGGTGGAGGTTTATTTGTTGCTTTCTCAAGAGACCAGCCACAGAAGGTTTATGTGCAGCATAAGGTGCGGGAAAACAGTCAGAAGATTTGGAATTTGCTGACTGAGGGGGCTGCCATCTACATTGCAGGTTCATCTACAAAAATGCCTTCTGATGTATTGTTGGCCTTTGAGGATATCGTATCCAAGGAAGGTGGGCTTCCAAGGGAATCTGCTGTGAGGTGGCTTAGGACTCTGGAAAAGGCTGGCAGGTACCATGTTGAAGCTTGGTCTTGA
- the LOC126713906 gene encoding NADPH-dependent diflavin oxidoreductase 1 isoform X2 gives MRWMPLSVWLEKPSAEVAQLCSFPSTNTTLPGRYTRFHEGLLEVSSAKKFNLFLRSLTKDFQTLGQWLLLKKVWEMTSIPQVLLSSLYLSSSVICDHRRSATIKPLSPSAVSLSIFRYEAALDPWMSSLWSMLNQINDKFFPQGPDFLILDMKLIDQPKIHITYHSVDKVDSQSSPNSDLKWIEMQIERARSMSPGKFTRDKTRPNCFLKLIQNQRLTRAECGKDVRHFEFEFVSSTIEYKVGDILEVLPSQNQAAVDSFIQRCNLDPDAFITVHPKEMNNHLLHTHTSANVPIKLKTFVELTMDVASAPPRRYFFEVMSYFATAPHEKEKLQYFSSPEGRDDLYQYNQKERRSVLEVLEDFPSVQMPFEWLVQLVPLLKTRAFSISSSPIAHSNQVHLTVSVVSWMTPFKRKRSGLCSTWLAKLDPEQSIYIPAWFQKGALSPPPPSLPLILIGPGTGCAPFRGFVEERAIQNESSATAPVLFFFGCRNEDGDFLYRDFWLSLTQNGGVLSEAKGGGLFVAFSRDQPQKVYVQHKVRENSQKIWNLLTEGAAIYIAGSSTKMPSDVLLAFEDIVSKEGGLPRESAVRWLRTLEKAGRYHVEAWS, from the exons GCGCCGAGGTTGCCCAGTTATGCTCCTTTCCATCGACGAATACGACGTT GCCAGGGAGATACACCAGATTCCATGAAG GTCTTTTGGAAGTTTCTTCTGCAAAGAAATTTAA TTTGTTTCTAAGAAGCTTGACAAAAGACTTTCAGACCTTGGGGCAATGGCTATTGTTGAAAAAGGTTTGGGAGATGACCAGCATCCCTCAGG TCCTTCTCagctctctctatctctcatcTTCCGTGATCTGCGACCACCGTAGATCGGCAACCATCAAGCCTCTCTCTCCCTCCGCTGTTTCTCTCTCCATCTTCAG GTATGAGGCTGCACTGGATCCATGGATGTCATCTTTGTGGAGTATGTTGAATCAAATCAATGATAAATTCTTCCCACAAGGTCCAGATTTTCTGATTCTAGATATGAAATTGATTGATCAACCAAAAATTCATATCACATATCACAGTGTTGACAAGGTGGATTCACAATCTTCACCAAACTCAG ATTTAAAATGGATTGAGATGCAAATTGAGAGGGCCCGCTCAATGTCTCCTGGAAAATTTACTCGTGACAAGACTAGGCCCAACTGCTTTCTTAAATTG ATACAAAATCAACGATTGACCAGAGCAGAATGTGGAAAGGATGTGCGGCACTTTGAGTTTGAATTTGTTTCATCT ACTATTGAATACAAGGTTGGTGACATTCTTGAGGTCCTCCCTAGTCAGAATCAAGCGGCAGTAGATTCATTCATACAGCGTTGTAATTTGGACCCTGATGCTTTCATTACC GTCCATCCTAAAGAGATGAACAATCACCTTCTTCATACTCATACGAGTGCAAATGTTCCGatcaaattaaaaacttttgtgGAGTTGACAATGGATGTTGCTTCAGCTCCTCCTCGGCGCTATTTTTTTGAG GTCATGAGTTATTTTGCAACAGCTCCAcatgaaaaggaaaaacttcaatatttttcttcaccTGAAGGAAGAGATGATCTATATCAATACAATCAGAAGGAACGAAGAAGTGTTCTTGAG GTATTAGAGGACTTTCCGTCTGTCCAAATGCCATTTGAATGGCTGGTGCAGTTGGTTCCGCTGTTGAAAACCAGGGCTTTCTCCATATCTTCATCCCCTATAGCTCATTCCAATCAAGTGCATTTAACTGTCAGTGTAGTGTCATGGATGACACCTTTTAAAAGGAAGCGAAGTGGTCTGTGCTCAACATGGCTAGCCAAACTTGATCCTGAACAAA GCATTTATATTCCAGCATGGTTTCAGAAAGGTGCCctttctcctccaccaccaTCACTTCCACTAATTCTTATTGGACCCGGAACTGGTTGTGCGCCCTTTCGTGGATTTGTGGAGGAAAGAGCGATTCAAAATGAATCCAGTGCAACTGCTCCAGTTCTATTCTTCTTTGGTTGCCGAAATGAGGATGGTGACTTCCTATACAGAGATTTTTGGTTGTCGCTTACCCAAAATGGTGGGGTGCTTTCAGAAGCTAAAGGTGGAGGTTTATTTGTTGCTTTCTCAAGAGACCAGCCACAGAAGGTTTATGTGCAGCATAAGGTGCGGGAAAACAGTCAGAAGATTTGGAATTTGCTGACTGAGGGGGCTGCCATCTACATTGCAGGTTCATCTACAAAAATGCCTTCTGATGTATTGTTGGCCTTTGAGGATATCGTATCCAAGGAAGGTGGGCTTCCAAGGGAATCTGCTGTGAGGTGGCTTAGGACTCTGGAAAAGGCTGGCAGGTACCATGTTGAAGCTTGGTCTTGA
- the LOC126713906 gene encoding NADPH-dependent diflavin oxidoreductase 1 isoform X4, with product MKVFWKFLLQRNLSKHWLEGVRYAVFGLGDSGYQKYNFVSKKLDKRLSDLGAMAIVEKGLGDDQHPSGYEAALDPWMSSLWSMLNQINDKFFPQGPDFLILDMKLIDQPKIHITYHSVDKVDSQSSPNSDLKWIEMQIERARSMSPGKFTRDKTRPNCFLKLIQNQRLTRAECGKDVRHFEFEFVSSTIEYKVGDILEVLPSQNQAAVDSFIQRCNLDPDAFITVHPKEMNNHLLHTHTSANVPIKLKTFVELTMDVASAPPRRYFFEVMSYFATAPHEKEKLQYFSSPEGRDDLYQYNQKERRSVLEVLEDFPSVQMPFEWLVQLVPLLKTRAFSISSSPIAHSNQVHLTVSVVSWMTPFKRKRSGLCSTWLAKLDPEQSIYIPAWFQKGALSPPPPSLPLILIGPGTGCAPFRGFVEERAIQNESSATAPVLFFFGCRNEDGDFLYRDFWLSLTQNGGVLSEAKGGGLFVAFSRDQPQKVYVQHKVRENSQKIWNLLTEGAAIYIAGSSTKMPSDVLLAFEDIVSKEGGLPRESAVRWLRTLEKAGRYHVEAWS from the exons ATGAAG GTCTTTTGGAAGTTTCTTCTGCAAAGAAATTTAAGTAAGCATTGGCTGGAAGGTGTTCGCTATGCTGTGTTTGGTTTGGGTGATTCTGGTTATCAGAAATataat TTTGTTTCTAAGAAGCTTGACAAAAGACTTTCAGACCTTGGGGCAATGGCTATTGTTGAAAAAGGTTTGGGAGATGACCAGCATCCCTCAGG GTATGAGGCTGCACTGGATCCATGGATGTCATCTTTGTGGAGTATGTTGAATCAAATCAATGATAAATTCTTCCCACAAGGTCCAGATTTTCTGATTCTAGATATGAAATTGATTGATCAACCAAAAATTCATATCACATATCACAGTGTTGACAAGGTGGATTCACAATCTTCACCAAACTCAG ATTTAAAATGGATTGAGATGCAAATTGAGAGGGCCCGCTCAATGTCTCCTGGAAAATTTACTCGTGACAAGACTAGGCCCAACTGCTTTCTTAAATTG ATACAAAATCAACGATTGACCAGAGCAGAATGTGGAAAGGATGTGCGGCACTTTGAGTTTGAATTTGTTTCATCT ACTATTGAATACAAGGTTGGTGACATTCTTGAGGTCCTCCCTAGTCAGAATCAAGCGGCAGTAGATTCATTCATACAGCGTTGTAATTTGGACCCTGATGCTTTCATTACC GTCCATCCTAAAGAGATGAACAATCACCTTCTTCATACTCATACGAGTGCAAATGTTCCGatcaaattaaaaacttttgtgGAGTTGACAATGGATGTTGCTTCAGCTCCTCCTCGGCGCTATTTTTTTGAG GTCATGAGTTATTTTGCAACAGCTCCAcatgaaaaggaaaaacttcaatatttttcttcaccTGAAGGAAGAGATGATCTATATCAATACAATCAGAAGGAACGAAGAAGTGTTCTTGAG GTATTAGAGGACTTTCCGTCTGTCCAAATGCCATTTGAATGGCTGGTGCAGTTGGTTCCGCTGTTGAAAACCAGGGCTTTCTCCATATCTTCATCCCCTATAGCTCATTCCAATCAAGTGCATTTAACTGTCAGTGTAGTGTCATGGATGACACCTTTTAAAAGGAAGCGAAGTGGTCTGTGCTCAACATGGCTAGCCAAACTTGATCCTGAACAAA GCATTTATATTCCAGCATGGTTTCAGAAAGGTGCCctttctcctccaccaccaTCACTTCCACTAATTCTTATTGGACCCGGAACTGGTTGTGCGCCCTTTCGTGGATTTGTGGAGGAAAGAGCGATTCAAAATGAATCCAGTGCAACTGCTCCAGTTCTATTCTTCTTTGGTTGCCGAAATGAGGATGGTGACTTCCTATACAGAGATTTTTGGTTGTCGCTTACCCAAAATGGTGGGGTGCTTTCAGAAGCTAAAGGTGGAGGTTTATTTGTTGCTTTCTCAAGAGACCAGCCACAGAAGGTTTATGTGCAGCATAAGGTGCGGGAAAACAGTCAGAAGATTTGGAATTTGCTGACTGAGGGGGCTGCCATCTACATTGCAGGTTCATCTACAAAAATGCCTTCTGATGTATTGTTGGCCTTTGAGGATATCGTATCCAAGGAAGGTGGGCTTCCAAGGGAATCTGCTGTGAGGTGGCTTAGGACTCTGGAAAAGGCTGGCAGGTACCATGTTGAAGCTTGGTCTTGA
- the LOC126713906 gene encoding NADPH-dependent diflavin oxidoreductase 1 isoform X3, which yields MLCLVWVILVIRNIILFLRSLTKDFQTLGQWLLLKKVWEMTSIPQVLLSSLYLSSSVICDHRRSATIKPLSPSAVSLSIFRYEAALDPWMSSLWSMLNQINDKFFPQGPDFLILDMKLIDQPKIHITYHSVDKVDSQSSPNSDLKWIEMQIERARSMSPGKFTRDKTRPNCFLKLIQNQRLTRAECGKDVRHFEFEFVSSTIEYKVGDILEVLPSQNQAAVDSFIQRCNLDPDAFITVHPKEMNNHLLHTHTSANVPIKLKTFVELTMDVASAPPRRYFFEVMSYFATAPHEKEKLQYFSSPEGRDDLYQYNQKERRSVLEVLEDFPSVQMPFEWLVQLVPLLKTRAFSISSSPIAHSNQVHLTVSVVSWMTPFKRKRSGLCSTWLAKLDPEQSIYIPAWFQKGALSPPPPSLPLILIGPGTGCAPFRGFVEERAIQNESSATAPVLFFFGCRNEDGDFLYRDFWLSLTQNGGVLSEAKGGGLFVAFSRDQPQKVYVQHKVRENSQKIWNLLTEGAAIYIAGSSTKMPSDVLLAFEDIVSKEGGLPRESAVRWLRTLEKAGRYHVEAWS from the exons ATGCTGTGTTTGGTTTGGGTGATTCTGGTTATCAGAAATataat TTTGTTTCTAAGAAGCTTGACAAAAGACTTTCAGACCTTGGGGCAATGGCTATTGTTGAAAAAGGTTTGGGAGATGACCAGCATCCCTCAGG TCCTTCTCagctctctctatctctcatcTTCCGTGATCTGCGACCACCGTAGATCGGCAACCATCAAGCCTCTCTCTCCCTCCGCTGTTTCTCTCTCCATCTTCAG GTATGAGGCTGCACTGGATCCATGGATGTCATCTTTGTGGAGTATGTTGAATCAAATCAATGATAAATTCTTCCCACAAGGTCCAGATTTTCTGATTCTAGATATGAAATTGATTGATCAACCAAAAATTCATATCACATATCACAGTGTTGACAAGGTGGATTCACAATCTTCACCAAACTCAG ATTTAAAATGGATTGAGATGCAAATTGAGAGGGCCCGCTCAATGTCTCCTGGAAAATTTACTCGTGACAAGACTAGGCCCAACTGCTTTCTTAAATTG ATACAAAATCAACGATTGACCAGAGCAGAATGTGGAAAGGATGTGCGGCACTTTGAGTTTGAATTTGTTTCATCT ACTATTGAATACAAGGTTGGTGACATTCTTGAGGTCCTCCCTAGTCAGAATCAAGCGGCAGTAGATTCATTCATACAGCGTTGTAATTTGGACCCTGATGCTTTCATTACC GTCCATCCTAAAGAGATGAACAATCACCTTCTTCATACTCATACGAGTGCAAATGTTCCGatcaaattaaaaacttttgtgGAGTTGACAATGGATGTTGCTTCAGCTCCTCCTCGGCGCTATTTTTTTGAG GTCATGAGTTATTTTGCAACAGCTCCAcatgaaaaggaaaaacttcaatatttttcttcaccTGAAGGAAGAGATGATCTATATCAATACAATCAGAAGGAACGAAGAAGTGTTCTTGAG GTATTAGAGGACTTTCCGTCTGTCCAAATGCCATTTGAATGGCTGGTGCAGTTGGTTCCGCTGTTGAAAACCAGGGCTTTCTCCATATCTTCATCCCCTATAGCTCATTCCAATCAAGTGCATTTAACTGTCAGTGTAGTGTCATGGATGACACCTTTTAAAAGGAAGCGAAGTGGTCTGTGCTCAACATGGCTAGCCAAACTTGATCCTGAACAAA GCATTTATATTCCAGCATGGTTTCAGAAAGGTGCCctttctcctccaccaccaTCACTTCCACTAATTCTTATTGGACCCGGAACTGGTTGTGCGCCCTTTCGTGGATTTGTGGAGGAAAGAGCGATTCAAAATGAATCCAGTGCAACTGCTCCAGTTCTATTCTTCTTTGGTTGCCGAAATGAGGATGGTGACTTCCTATACAGAGATTTTTGGTTGTCGCTTACCCAAAATGGTGGGGTGCTTTCAGAAGCTAAAGGTGGAGGTTTATTTGTTGCTTTCTCAAGAGACCAGCCACAGAAGGTTTATGTGCAGCATAAGGTGCGGGAAAACAGTCAGAAGATTTGGAATTTGCTGACTGAGGGGGCTGCCATCTACATTGCAGGTTCATCTACAAAAATGCCTTCTGATGTATTGTTGGCCTTTGAGGATATCGTATCCAAGGAAGGTGGGCTTCCAAGGGAATCTGCTGTGAGGTGGCTTAGGACTCTGGAAAAGGCTGGCAGGTACCATGTTGAAGCTTGGTCTTGA
- the LOC126713906 gene encoding NADPH-dependent diflavin oxidoreductase 1 isoform X5: MAIVEKGLGDDQHPSGYEAALDPWMSSLWSMLNQINDKFFPQGPDFLILDMKLIDQPKIHITYHSVDKVDSQSSPNSDLKWIEMQIERARSMSPGKFTRDKTRPNCFLKLIQNQRLTRAECGKDVRHFEFEFVSSTIEYKVGDILEVLPSQNQAAVDSFIQRCNLDPDAFITVHPKEMNNHLLHTHTSANVPIKLKTFVELTMDVASAPPRRYFFEVMSYFATAPHEKEKLQYFSSPEGRDDLYQYNQKERRSVLEVLEDFPSVQMPFEWLVQLVPLLKTRAFSISSSPIAHSNQVHLTVSVVSWMTPFKRKRSGLCSTWLAKLDPEQSIYIPAWFQKGALSPPPPSLPLILIGPGTGCAPFRGFVEERAIQNESSATAPVLFFFGCRNEDGDFLYRDFWLSLTQNGGVLSEAKGGGLFVAFSRDQPQKVYVQHKVRENSQKIWNLLTEGAAIYIAGSSTKMPSDVLLAFEDIVSKEGGLPRESAVRWLRTLEKAGRYHVEAWS; encoded by the exons ATGGCTATTGTTGAAAAAGGTTTGGGAGATGACCAGCATCCCTCAGG GTATGAGGCTGCACTGGATCCATGGATGTCATCTTTGTGGAGTATGTTGAATCAAATCAATGATAAATTCTTCCCACAAGGTCCAGATTTTCTGATTCTAGATATGAAATTGATTGATCAACCAAAAATTCATATCACATATCACAGTGTTGACAAGGTGGATTCACAATCTTCACCAAACTCAG ATTTAAAATGGATTGAGATGCAAATTGAGAGGGCCCGCTCAATGTCTCCTGGAAAATTTACTCGTGACAAGACTAGGCCCAACTGCTTTCTTAAATTG ATACAAAATCAACGATTGACCAGAGCAGAATGTGGAAAGGATGTGCGGCACTTTGAGTTTGAATTTGTTTCATCT ACTATTGAATACAAGGTTGGTGACATTCTTGAGGTCCTCCCTAGTCAGAATCAAGCGGCAGTAGATTCATTCATACAGCGTTGTAATTTGGACCCTGATGCTTTCATTACC GTCCATCCTAAAGAGATGAACAATCACCTTCTTCATACTCATACGAGTGCAAATGTTCCGatcaaattaaaaacttttgtgGAGTTGACAATGGATGTTGCTTCAGCTCCTCCTCGGCGCTATTTTTTTGAG GTCATGAGTTATTTTGCAACAGCTCCAcatgaaaaggaaaaacttcaatatttttcttcaccTGAAGGAAGAGATGATCTATATCAATACAATCAGAAGGAACGAAGAAGTGTTCTTGAG GTATTAGAGGACTTTCCGTCTGTCCAAATGCCATTTGAATGGCTGGTGCAGTTGGTTCCGCTGTTGAAAACCAGGGCTTTCTCCATATCTTCATCCCCTATAGCTCATTCCAATCAAGTGCATTTAACTGTCAGTGTAGTGTCATGGATGACACCTTTTAAAAGGAAGCGAAGTGGTCTGTGCTCAACATGGCTAGCCAAACTTGATCCTGAACAAA GCATTTATATTCCAGCATGGTTTCAGAAAGGTGCCctttctcctccaccaccaTCACTTCCACTAATTCTTATTGGACCCGGAACTGGTTGTGCGCCCTTTCGTGGATTTGTGGAGGAAAGAGCGATTCAAAATGAATCCAGTGCAACTGCTCCAGTTCTATTCTTCTTTGGTTGCCGAAATGAGGATGGTGACTTCCTATACAGAGATTTTTGGTTGTCGCTTACCCAAAATGGTGGGGTGCTTTCAGAAGCTAAAGGTGGAGGTTTATTTGTTGCTTTCTCAAGAGACCAGCCACAGAAGGTTTATGTGCAGCATAAGGTGCGGGAAAACAGTCAGAAGATTTGGAATTTGCTGACTGAGGGGGCTGCCATCTACATTGCAGGTTCATCTACAAAAATGCCTTCTGATGTATTGTTGGCCTTTGAGGATATCGTATCCAAGGAAGGTGGGCTTCCAAGGGAATCTGCTGTGAGGTGGCTTAGGACTCTGGAAAAGGCTGGCAGGTACCATGTTGAAGCTTGGTCTTGA
- the LOC126713906 gene encoding NADPH-dependent diflavin oxidoreductase 1 isoform X6 → MTSIPQVLLSSLYLSSSVICDHRRSATIKPLSPSAVSLSIFRYEAALDPWMSSLWSMLNQINDKFFPQGPDFLILDMKLIDQPKIHITYHSVDKVDSQSSPNSDLKWIEMQIERARSMSPGKFTRDKTRPNCFLKLIQNQRLTRAECGKDVRHFEFEFVSSTIEYKVGDILEVLPSQNQAAVDSFIQRCNLDPDAFITVHPKEMNNHLLHTHTSANVPIKLKTFVELTMDVASAPPRRYFFEVMSYFATAPHEKEKLQYFSSPEGRDDLYQYNQKERRSVLEVLEDFPSVQMPFEWLVQLVPLLKTRAFSISSSPIAHSNQVHLTVSVVSWMTPFKRKRSGLCSTWLAKLDPEQSIYIPAWFQKGALSPPPPSLPLILIGPGTGCAPFRGFVEERAIQNESSATAPVLFFFGCRNEDGDFLYRDFWLSLTQNGGVLSEAKGGGLFVAFSRDQPQKVYVQHKVRENSQKIWNLLTEGAAIYIAGSSTKMPSDVLLAFEDIVSKEGGLPRESAVRWLRTLEKAGRYHVEAWS, encoded by the exons ATGACCAGCATCCCTCAGG TCCTTCTCagctctctctatctctcatcTTCCGTGATCTGCGACCACCGTAGATCGGCAACCATCAAGCCTCTCTCTCCCTCCGCTGTTTCTCTCTCCATCTTCAG GTATGAGGCTGCACTGGATCCATGGATGTCATCTTTGTGGAGTATGTTGAATCAAATCAATGATAAATTCTTCCCACAAGGTCCAGATTTTCTGATTCTAGATATGAAATTGATTGATCAACCAAAAATTCATATCACATATCACAGTGTTGACAAGGTGGATTCACAATCTTCACCAAACTCAG ATTTAAAATGGATTGAGATGCAAATTGAGAGGGCCCGCTCAATGTCTCCTGGAAAATTTACTCGTGACAAGACTAGGCCCAACTGCTTTCTTAAATTG ATACAAAATCAACGATTGACCAGAGCAGAATGTGGAAAGGATGTGCGGCACTTTGAGTTTGAATTTGTTTCATCT ACTATTGAATACAAGGTTGGTGACATTCTTGAGGTCCTCCCTAGTCAGAATCAAGCGGCAGTAGATTCATTCATACAGCGTTGTAATTTGGACCCTGATGCTTTCATTACC GTCCATCCTAAAGAGATGAACAATCACCTTCTTCATACTCATACGAGTGCAAATGTTCCGatcaaattaaaaacttttgtgGAGTTGACAATGGATGTTGCTTCAGCTCCTCCTCGGCGCTATTTTTTTGAG GTCATGAGTTATTTTGCAACAGCTCCAcatgaaaaggaaaaacttcaatatttttcttcaccTGAAGGAAGAGATGATCTATATCAATACAATCAGAAGGAACGAAGAAGTGTTCTTGAG GTATTAGAGGACTTTCCGTCTGTCCAAATGCCATTTGAATGGCTGGTGCAGTTGGTTCCGCTGTTGAAAACCAGGGCTTTCTCCATATCTTCATCCCCTATAGCTCATTCCAATCAAGTGCATTTAACTGTCAGTGTAGTGTCATGGATGACACCTTTTAAAAGGAAGCGAAGTGGTCTGTGCTCAACATGGCTAGCCAAACTTGATCCTGAACAAA GCATTTATATTCCAGCATGGTTTCAGAAAGGTGCCctttctcctccaccaccaTCACTTCCACTAATTCTTATTGGACCCGGAACTGGTTGTGCGCCCTTTCGTGGATTTGTGGAGGAAAGAGCGATTCAAAATGAATCCAGTGCAACTGCTCCAGTTCTATTCTTCTTTGGTTGCCGAAATGAGGATGGTGACTTCCTATACAGAGATTTTTGGTTGTCGCTTACCCAAAATGGTGGGGTGCTTTCAGAAGCTAAAGGTGGAGGTTTATTTGTTGCTTTCTCAAGAGACCAGCCACAGAAGGTTTATGTGCAGCATAAGGTGCGGGAAAACAGTCAGAAGATTTGGAATTTGCTGACTGAGGGGGCTGCCATCTACATTGCAGGTTCATCTACAAAAATGCCTTCTGATGTATTGTTGGCCTTTGAGGATATCGTATCCAAGGAAGGTGGGCTTCCAAGGGAATCTGCTGTGAGGTGGCTTAGGACTCTGGAAAAGGCTGGCAGGTACCATGTTGAAGCTTGGTCTTGA